Proteins encoded in a region of the Prinia subflava isolate CZ2003 ecotype Zambia chromosome 24, Cam_Psub_1.2, whole genome shotgun sequence genome:
- the PSMB2 gene encoding proteasome subunit beta type-2: MEYLIGIQGPDYVLVAADTVAATSIIQMKHDHDKMFKMSEKILLLCVGEPGDTVQFAEYIQKNVQLYKMRNGYELSPTAAANFTRRNLADYLRSRTPYHVNLLLAGYDDHEGPALYYMDYLAALAKAPFAAHGYGAFLTLSILDRYYKPGITREEAVELLKKCLEELQKRFILNLTSFNARFIDKEGIHEVDNIPLAKVES, translated from the exons ATGGAGTACCTGATCGGCATCCAGGGCCCCGACTACGTCCTGGTGGCCGCGGACACCGTGGCGGCCACCAGCATCATCCAGATGAAGCACG ACCATGACAAAATGTTTAAGATGAGTGAAAAAATCTTACTGCTGTGTGTGGGGGAGCCTGGAGACACGGTGCAGTTTGCAGAATACATCCAGAAGAATGTTCAGCTctacaaaatgagaaatg GGTATGAACTgtctcccactgcagctgcaaacTTCACCCGGCGGAACCTGGCGGACTATCTGCGGAGTCGG ACCCCTTACCACGTGAACCTTCTCCTGGCTGGCTATGACGACCACGAGGGCCCTGCCCTGTACTACATGGATTACCTGGCAGCTCTGGCCAAGGCTCCTTTTGCAGCTCATGGATATGGAGCATTCCTTACCCTCAGCATCCTTGACCGCTATTACAAGCCAG gtATCACACGTGAGGAAGCTGTGGAGCTCTTAAAAAAATGTCTAGAGGAG CTTCAGAAACGCTTCATCCTCAACCTGACCTCCTTCAACGCCCGGTTCATTGACAAGGAGGGCATCCACGAAGTGGACAATATACCCCTTGCCAAAGTGGAGTCCTAA